The region TCGGATTCGGTGACGACGCGCTGCGCGACGCTGCCGAGCAGTGCCCGGCCGAGCATGCCGAGCCCCTGCGTCCCCATGACGATCATCTGCGCCTTCTGCTTGCCGGCGGCGCGCACGATCTCCGACGCGTTGGGGCCGACGACCCAGTTCGCGCGATAGCGCAGGCCGTGGCGGTCCAGGAACTTGCGGATCGGCGCGAGCACCTTCTCCGATTCGTCGCGGTGGTAGTCGGCGACGGCCTGCGCGCCCACCATCGTCTTGACGCGCGGCGAAAGCGGCGTCTGCACATGCAGGACGATCAGCTCGCCGTCGTCGCCGAGCAGCGATTCGTTGGCCACGACGAAGGCCAGGGCCTTCTTGGTGAATTTGCTGCCGTCGGCGGCGAGAAGGACTTTCATGGAGGTCTCCGTTCGTTCGGTTGAAAAAGGCTGCAGTCAGGTTAGCGGCGTGCCGCGCCCATCCCCTTGATGCAGGTCAACGCGAACGCGGCTGCCTGCCACCACGAGCGCTTCGCGAGCAGGCGCGCACCCGCCCAGGCGAGCAGCGCGAGCGTGGCGCCGGTACGCACGCGCGCGAATGCCGCGCCGAAGTCCGCGCGCGCGAGCGCGCACTCGGCCGCGAGGGCGGCGCGGCGGTGTGCGATGCGCGAGAGCCGCG is a window of Caenimonas aquaedulcis DNA encoding:
- a CDS encoding universal stress protein, which codes for MKVLLAADGSKFTKKALAFVVANESLLGDDGELIVLHVQTPLSPRVKTMVGAQAVADYHRDESEKVLAPIRKFLDRHGLRYRANWVVGPNASEIVRAAGKQKAQMIVMGTQGLGMLGRALLGSVAQRVVTESDIPVLLVK